One window of the Streptococcus parasanguinis ATCC 15912 genome contains the following:
- a CDS encoding serine hydrolase: MKKFFLSFLTFILLLCSLPPQRIFANEPDLPVQSAIAVEADTGKILYEKDSDKKREVGGLSTLLTTYLIFEAIHDKKLSLKDPIKLSEEALALNDIKGAGTLPIEANQYTVDQLLIALLVGNSSTAAFALAEKVGGSEKSFVEKMKQKLAEWGIQSPHLINATGLNTQTISGDPDGKEDENQLSAYDIAVIAKHLLQDFPEVTKYTSKPTALFSNTQIENPNLMLEGMPNYRSGVDGLRVSNSTKGGITFAASTTQNGIHMITVVLGVEAVDGDPYARFVATSSLMNYVVRTFVSSIVVKRGDTYGKSKVAITDGKFESVSAVAKKDFYVVVKQGNQTEPKIQFKSSQNQFKAPVKSGDDVGILQYSDPNKIGRGYLEDQEPTVDMVAGKTVEKSFFLKVWWNQFVRYVNEKL; the protein is encoded by the coding sequence GTGAAAAAATTCTTTCTTTCTTTTTTAACCTTCATCCTACTTTTATGCAGTCTACCACCTCAAAGGATTTTTGCGAATGAGCCGGATCTTCCTGTTCAAAGTGCCATCGCTGTCGAAGCAGACACTGGTAAGATCTTGTATGAAAAAGATTCGGATAAAAAGCGAGAAGTTGGAGGATTGTCTACACTGCTGACCACTTATCTAATTTTCGAAGCCATTCATGACAAAAAACTTTCGTTAAAAGACCCAATCAAATTATCCGAGGAGGCATTGGCCTTAAATGATATTAAAGGTGCTGGAACTCTTCCCATTGAGGCAAACCAATATACGGTTGATCAGTTATTGATTGCTCTTTTAGTTGGAAATTCTAGCACTGCCGCCTTCGCCTTAGCTGAGAAAGTGGGTGGCTCCGAAAAAAGCTTCGTTGAAAAAATGAAGCAAAAACTTGCTGAATGGGGCATTCAATCTCCTCATTTAATTAATGCTACCGGATTAAATACTCAAACCATCAGCGGAGATCCTGACGGGAAAGAAGACGAAAATCAATTGAGTGCTTATGATATTGCTGTTATTGCCAAGCACTTACTCCAGGATTTTCCTGAAGTGACCAAATATACTTCAAAACCCACTGCTCTTTTTTCAAACACGCAGATTGAAAACCCCAACCTAATGCTAGAAGGGATGCCGAATTACCGTTCTGGAGTCGACGGCCTTCGAGTCAGCAACTCCACCAAAGGAGGAATTACCTTTGCTGCATCAACGACGCAAAATGGTATCCACATGATCACAGTTGTCTTAGGAGTTGAAGCAGTTGACGGTGATCCTTATGCACGCTTTGTAGCAACTTCATCACTGATGAATTACGTGGTACGAACCTTTGTTTCTTCCATTGTCGTAAAGAGAGGAGATACCTATGGAAAAAGTAAGGTCGCCATTACGGATGGGAAGTTTGAGTCCGTTTCGGCTGTTGCCAAAAAAGACTTCTATGTCGTGGTAAAACAAGGCAATCAAACTGAACCTAAGATCCAATTCAAAAGTAGTCAAAACCAATTCAAAGCCCCTGTAAAATCTGGAGATGATGTTGGAATTCTCCAATACTCAGATCCAAATAAAATCGGGCGAGGCTACTTAGAAGATCAAGAGCCGACAGTCGATATGGTAGCAGGAAAAACCGTTGAGAAAAGCTTTTTCTTAAAGGTTTGGTGGAATCAATTCGTCCGTTATGTCAACGAAAAATTATAA